Proteins encoded in a region of the Synechococcus sp. BIOS-U3-1 genome:
- a CDS encoding Glu/Leu/Phe/Val dehydrogenase dimerization domain-containing protein, producing MTTTTRPAPDVSVLAEHVSEHLSVFVVAENTDARRPANGGLRLLNYPSDEACIADGQRLAGLMTHKHDLYGTGFAGGKIVARAAEPEAVKDELISVTAGLLESLDGAMITGCDLNTSLEDMERLTELTPHVLAAVGSPVDASAATAHGTLGAVEAVLESTLADAKPGRALVHGCGAVGGTVARVLVEHGWTVFTVDLSPERAGFPGATPLPQDCPWWELKLDLLLPCSISGLINAEIASALRVKSVVPAANAPFQSSQLADDLRRRGIRVLPDPLVNAGAVIADSIERFSPDAWKGAGAEDVYAFVRSEVRQRATDYLNQRDQGLSVGAALVEVTAERETDPIGLSFGDEA from the coding sequence ATGACAACAACAACCCGACCTGCGCCGGACGTCTCGGTGCTAGCTGAACATGTCTCCGAGCATCTATCGGTGTTCGTGGTGGCCGAGAACACCGATGCGCGCCGCCCCGCCAACGGCGGCTTACGCCTGCTCAATTACCCAAGCGATGAGGCCTGCATTGCTGACGGACAGCGACTTGCTGGGCTGATGACCCACAAGCACGATCTCTACGGCACCGGTTTCGCCGGCGGCAAGATCGTGGCGCGCGCCGCCGAGCCGGAAGCGGTGAAGGACGAGCTGATCAGCGTCACCGCTGGGCTTCTGGAGTCTCTTGACGGAGCCATGATTACTGGCTGCGATCTGAATACCAGCCTGGAAGACATGGAGCGCCTGACGGAGCTCACTCCCCATGTGCTGGCAGCAGTCGGCAGTCCTGTTGATGCCAGCGCAGCAACGGCTCATGGCACCCTCGGCGCCGTTGAAGCCGTACTCGAATCAACCCTGGCTGACGCGAAACCCGGCCGAGCTTTGGTGCATGGATGTGGCGCCGTCGGCGGCACAGTGGCCCGCGTCTTGGTTGAGCACGGCTGGACTGTGTTCACCGTGGATCTCAGTCCCGAACGTGCAGGCTTCCCTGGTGCCACCCCTCTGCCTCAGGACTGTCCATGGTGGGAGCTGAAGCTGGATCTGCTGCTGCCCTGCTCGATCTCAGGTCTGATCAATGCTGAAATCGCCTCGGCCCTGAGAGTCAAATCCGTGGTCCCAGCGGCCAATGCTCCGTTCCAAAGCTCTCAACTCGCCGACGACCTGCGTCGCCGGGGCATCCGAGTGCTGCCAGATCCACTGGTCAATGCGGGCGCGGTCATCGCTGACTCGATCGAACGCTTCTCACCCGATGCCTGGAAAGGTGCTGGAGCGGAGGATGTCTACGCCTTCGTGCGCAGTGAGGTGCGCCAAAGAGCCACTGACTACCTCAATCAGCGCGATCAGGGCCTTTCCGTTGGAGCAGCTCTGGTGGAAGTGACCGCCGAACGGGAGACCGATCCGATCGGCCTCAGCTTCGGAGACGAGGCATGA
- a CDS encoding SAM-dependent methyltransferase — MAIAMTTGYSAQTEGALLCIEAASDWALTCVDQLAIADSHVLIDYGAADGGTAVGLWHQVLDRLHANQPQAHLTLIGNDLPSNDNVALAENLARQIPRTPKPTVLVSARSFYEPSVGPNTVSFGFSATAMHWLSESPGPLNTHTHVLASGDADALKRFTAQALKDWTYVLELRSKELKVGGRLLTVNLSRDEEGRYLGNNGGETRNVHDQLHQIWKSLADEGVISEEQYRKGTVLNFYKSPEEFMAPLKDQSSAPYRNGLRLVDERTVYVKCPYRRRWEENGDTAAFAAGLMATIRSWSRHSFASTAGDAVADEVYSRLEKRIAAAPTEWSLDYVEHHQMMERVA; from the coding sequence ATGGCCATCGCCATGACCACCGGTTACAGCGCACAGACTGAAGGCGCTCTGCTTTGCATCGAAGCCGCCTCGGACTGGGCCCTGACTTGTGTTGACCAACTTGCTATCGCTGACAGCCATGTGCTGATCGATTACGGAGCCGCCGATGGAGGGACTGCCGTGGGTCTGTGGCACCAGGTGCTGGACCGCTTGCACGCCAACCAGCCTCAGGCGCACCTGACCCTGATCGGTAACGATCTGCCCAGCAACGACAACGTTGCCCTCGCCGAAAATCTGGCACGACAGATCCCGCGCACTCCCAAGCCCACGGTGCTGGTGAGCGCCCGCAGCTTCTATGAGCCATCAGTGGGTCCCAACACGGTGAGCTTTGGCTTTTCCGCCACGGCAATGCACTGGCTGAGCGAGTCGCCAGGTCCGCTGAATACCCATACCCACGTGCTGGCATCCGGTGATGCCGATGCTCTGAAACGTTTCACAGCGCAGGCTCTCAAGGACTGGACTTATGTCTTGGAGTTGCGCAGCAAAGAGCTGAAAGTTGGTGGTCGGCTGCTGACGGTGAACCTGTCACGCGATGAAGAGGGTCGTTATCTGGGCAACAACGGCGGCGAAACCCGCAATGTGCACGACCAGTTGCATCAGATCTGGAAGAGTCTTGCCGATGAAGGCGTGATCTCTGAGGAGCAGTACCGCAAGGGAACGGTGCTGAACTTCTACAAGTCACCCGAAGAGTTCATGGCGCCACTGAAAGACCAAAGCTCGGCGCCCTACCGCAATGGACTGCGTCTGGTGGATGAGCGCACGGTGTATGTCAAGTGCCCCTACCGCCGCCGCTGGGAGGAGAATGGCGACACTGCTGCCTTCGCCGCTGGACTGATGGCCACGATCCGCAGCTGGAGCCGTCACAGCTTCGCCAGCACTGCCGGAGATGCGGTGGCTGATGAGGTATACAGCCGCTTGGAGAAACGGATTGCGGCAGCACCCACCGAGTGGAGCCTGGATTACGTGGAGCACCACCAAATGATGGAGAGAGTGGCCTGA
- the rdgB gene encoding RdgB/HAM1 family non-canonical purine NTP pyrophosphatase yields MDTQILIIASGNPGKVREFKGLLSGLPLKVKAQPEGLDVEEAGSTFTANARIKALAVAAETGEWALADDSGLSVDALGGAPGVHSARYAPSDPERIARLLQALESEDKRNACFCAALCVAAPDGTVLLEVEGQCKGWITRTPRGDQGFGYDPIFEVEGTQATFAEMSLQDKKAHGHRGRAFTLLEPRLRQLLSQQ; encoded by the coding sequence ATGGACACGCAAATCCTGATCATCGCCAGTGGCAATCCCGGCAAGGTGCGGGAATTCAAGGGTCTGCTTAGCGGACTACCGCTGAAGGTCAAAGCCCAGCCTGAGGGGTTGGACGTTGAGGAAGCAGGCAGCACCTTCACCGCCAACGCGCGCATCAAAGCGCTTGCAGTGGCGGCAGAGACCGGGGAGTGGGCGCTTGCGGACGACTCAGGGCTGAGCGTGGATGCGCTTGGTGGAGCGCCAGGCGTTCACTCCGCCCGCTACGCCCCGAGCGATCCAGAACGAATCGCTCGGCTGCTGCAAGCACTCGAATCTGAAGACAAGCGCAACGCCTGCTTCTGCGCAGCCCTTTGTGTGGCAGCTCCCGACGGCACGGTGTTGCTCGAGGTTGAGGGCCAGTGCAAGGGATGGATCACCCGAACACCAAGGGGAGATCAAGGCTTCGGCTACGACCCAATTTTTGAAGTCGAAGGCACACAGGCAACGTTCGCAGAAATGTCTCTGCAGGACAAAAAAGCCCACGGCCATCGAGGTCGCGCGTTCACCTTGCTGGAACCTCGCCTGCGGCAACTGCTGTCTCAGCAGTGA
- a CDS encoding phosphoglucomutase/phosphomannomutase family protein, which produces MATAPLPLCAAPIRFGTDGWRGILGVDITLERLLPVAAAAAQELAHQAPAQLNSKTVVIGYDRRFLAPELAEAIASSVRGVGLEPLLTSTPVPTPACSWTVVQRGALGALVITASHNPPEWLGLKIKGPFGGSVDGSFTAAVEQRLAAGSINVPVAGKLARFDARSEHLEGLRTKLNLSAITAGLKAMNLRVIVDPMHGSAAGCVLDLLETDADGLVSEIRSQRDSLFGGCPPEPLASHLKDLIAAVQTSGRHGQPAVGLVFDGDGDRIAAVDEHGCFCSTQQLMPLLIDHLAGARQLPGTVVKTVSGSDLMRLVAEDHGREVLELPVGFKYIAAEMLVNEVLIGGEESGGVGFGMHLPERDALFAAMLVLEALVQGGMPLGARMQALRQRCGGSSHYDRLDLRLPDMESRRRLEQRLATEPPAQVAGQAVTEVITTDGVKLRLGPSHWLMLRFSGTEPLLRLYCEAPDSDRVTAVLAWARSYAEAA; this is translated from the coding sequence ATGGCGACGGCTCCCCTCCCTCTGTGCGCAGCTCCGATCCGTTTCGGCACCGACGGGTGGCGAGGAATCCTCGGCGTGGACATCACCTTGGAGCGGCTGCTGCCGGTGGCGGCGGCGGCCGCCCAGGAACTCGCCCACCAAGCACCGGCTCAGCTCAATAGCAAAACGGTGGTGATCGGCTACGACCGCCGGTTCCTGGCACCGGAGCTTGCGGAGGCGATCGCTTCTTCCGTTCGCGGAGTTGGCTTAGAGCCCCTGCTCACAAGCACCCCTGTTCCCACACCGGCATGCAGCTGGACCGTGGTGCAGCGCGGGGCCTTGGGAGCCCTCGTGATCACCGCCAGCCACAACCCGCCCGAATGGCTGGGCTTGAAGATCAAGGGACCATTCGGCGGATCAGTGGACGGCAGCTTCACTGCAGCGGTGGAGCAGCGATTGGCGGCAGGCAGCATCAACGTGCCGGTTGCGGGGAAGCTGGCACGCTTTGACGCACGCAGCGAGCACTTGGAAGGGCTGAGAACCAAGTTGAATCTGAGCGCCATCACCGCTGGACTCAAGGCCATGAACCTGCGGGTGATCGTGGACCCAATGCATGGCTCAGCTGCAGGCTGTGTGTTGGATCTGCTCGAAACTGATGCCGATGGCCTCGTTTCCGAAATCCGCAGCCAGCGAGATTCTCTCTTCGGCGGCTGTCCTCCCGAGCCGCTCGCATCTCACCTCAAGGATCTGATCGCAGCGGTTCAGACCTCTGGTCGCCACGGGCAGCCTGCAGTGGGCCTTGTCTTCGACGGTGATGGCGACCGCATCGCAGCAGTGGATGAGCACGGTTGTTTCTGCAGCACCCAGCAACTGATGCCTCTCCTGATCGATCATCTGGCTGGAGCAAGGCAATTGCCCGGCACTGTGGTGAAGACCGTCAGCGGATCCGACTTGATGCGACTGGTCGCAGAGGACCACGGCCGAGAAGTGCTTGAGCTACCCGTGGGCTTCAAGTACATCGCCGCAGAGATGTTGGTGAATGAGGTGTTGATCGGTGGAGAGGAGTCGGGAGGCGTTGGCTTCGGCATGCACCTGCCTGAACGCGATGCATTGTTCGCCGCCATGCTCGTGCTGGAGGCCCTCGTTCAGGGAGGCATGCCGCTGGGAGCCCGCATGCAGGCTCTGCGTCAGCGCTGCGGCGGCTCGAGTCATTACGACCGGCTCGATCTGCGCCTGCCCGATATGGAGTCCCGTCGTCGCCTGGAACAACGACTGGCGACCGAGCCACCAGCACAAGTGGCGGGCCAGGCCGTGACGGAGGTGATCACGACGGATGGCGTCAAACTGCGGCTCGGCCCTAGCCACTGGTTAATGCTGCGCTTTTCCGGCACTGAACCCCTGCTCCGGCTGTATTGCGAAGCACCCGACAGTGATCGAGTAACGGCCGTGCTGGCCTGGGCGCGCAGCTACGCGGAGGCCGCTTGA
- a CDS encoding TM0106 family RecB-like putative nuclease, whose protein sequence is MGDTPSADKPLTDRLLRSWSRCRRRAWLDRHGDQNKRVYSAHRTLQLDDQQRSFVALLPQKPGHGVAACERGEVGVVGLRLRGRTEEGYSIEAHPALLQRQPGRSRWGDYAYRPVLARQGRRLTREHRLQLALSARLLALFQDSPVMAGLALAGAGRYLEKETVALSENQQRQLDEALRKLAADLQRTEPPPLASDRRKCSLCSWRGVCNAEARRDGHLSEVSGIGAKRREMLLELGIDGLNALADADPNALAEQLQRFGDQHRAVAAPLVAQARAQRDGQAEALADSLALPELINAPGVLLYDIESDPDARDDFLHGFVCLPRDPDGRWALEQASYHPLLMLQEHGEGRCWQRIQRFLNRYEGWPVLHYGETESLALRRMAQRQGVSEGDLHALRCRLVDVHARIRTHWRLPLSSYGLKTVADWLGFSWSQAGVDGARALLWWRQWRGTGPLDRGHVQALRWIFTYNRDDGLATWAVAEWMLKADSRSQPRAGGSQKVLGRAMETTTSLLPACNVSASSA, encoded by the coding sequence ATGGGTGACACCCCTTCTGCTGACAAGCCGCTCACCGACCGACTGCTGCGCAGCTGGTCCCGTTGCCGGCGCCGCGCATGGCTCGATCGCCATGGTGATCAGAACAAGAGGGTTTACAGCGCCCATCGCACCCTGCAGCTTGATGATCAGCAACGCAGTTTCGTTGCGTTATTGCCGCAGAAGCCAGGACATGGGGTTGCCGCCTGCGAGCGGGGGGAAGTTGGTGTCGTGGGATTGAGGCTGCGTGGCCGCACCGAGGAGGGATACAGCATCGAGGCCCATCCAGCGCTGTTGCAACGTCAGCCTGGTCGCAGTCGCTGGGGCGATTACGCCTATCGCCCCGTCCTTGCCAGGCAGGGACGACGACTCACCAGGGAACATCGGCTTCAGCTGGCGTTGTCAGCTCGTCTGCTTGCACTGTTTCAGGACTCTCCTGTGATGGCTGGGCTGGCTCTGGCTGGAGCAGGTCGCTACCTCGAGAAGGAGACCGTTGCTCTCAGTGAGAACCAGCAGCGTCAGCTGGATGAAGCACTGCGCAAACTGGCGGCTGACCTGCAGCGAACCGAGCCACCCCCGCTCGCATCAGACCGACGTAAATGTTCGTTGTGCAGCTGGCGAGGGGTGTGTAACGCCGAAGCTCGACGAGATGGACATCTTAGTGAGGTCAGTGGTATCGGTGCCAAGCGGCGGGAGATGCTTCTCGAGCTGGGGATTGATGGCCTCAATGCACTTGCCGATGCTGATCCGAATGCCTTGGCGGAGCAGCTGCAGCGATTTGGAGACCAGCACAGAGCCGTGGCGGCTCCCCTCGTGGCTCAGGCCCGAGCTCAGCGGGATGGGCAGGCGGAGGCTCTGGCCGATTCTTTGGCTTTGCCGGAATTGATCAATGCGCCTGGGGTGCTGCTGTATGACATCGAATCAGACCCGGATGCCCGAGATGACTTTCTGCATGGATTTGTCTGTTTGCCTCGGGACCCCGACGGTCGCTGGGCTCTTGAGCAGGCCAGTTACCACCCTCTGCTCATGCTGCAGGAGCATGGTGAAGGCCGTTGCTGGCAACGCATCCAGCGATTCCTGAACCGTTATGAGGGCTGGCCAGTGCTCCACTACGGCGAGACCGAGTCATTGGCTCTGCGCAGGATGGCCCAACGTCAGGGCGTCAGTGAGGGGGATCTGCATGCCCTGCGCTGTCGGCTGGTTGATGTGCATGCCCGAATACGCACTCACTGGCGACTTCCCCTGAGTAGTTACGGGTTGAAGACAGTGGCTGATTGGCTTGGATTCAGTTGGAGTCAGGCAGGGGTGGATGGTGCGAGGGCTCTGCTGTGGTGGAGGCAGTGGCGTGGCACCGGACCGCTGGACCGTGGGCATGTCCAGGCTCTGCGCTGGATCTTCACCTACAACCGTGACGATGGGTTGGCGACCTGGGCTGTGGCTGAGTGGATGCTCAAAGCTGACAGCCGCTCTCAACCTCGGGCGGGTGGATCGCAGAAGGTGCTGGGCCGCGCAATGGAGACCACCACATCGTTGTTACCTGCTTGCAATGTTTCTGCATCCAGTGCCTGA
- the ygfZ gene encoding CAF17-like 4Fe-4S cluster assembly/insertion protein YgfZ, whose product MNSNQDSAALIWEARFPLVRLEGSGCSSFLHGQTSSRVDGCAHGELIQACWLNATGRVQALLEIRLDADGADVLVLNGDSDSVADGFDRVIFPADQVRLGKRRQQRRMQRLEAGKAPNLNQVIWLNETSEPTSPWADLSPCNPTELEDWRNKQGWPLGDQELTGDTNPFELGLSNWVELNKGCYLGQETVAKLASRGGVKQQLRCWQSTSETQHVLESGDQLKLNNSRAGIITSVSRDKATGSSFGLALVRRQALDAETLQAGNNDVVVSIARPSTFCDPPARG is encoded by the coding sequence ATGAACAGCAATCAGGACTCCGCAGCGTTGATCTGGGAAGCGCGATTCCCCCTCGTCCGTCTTGAAGGCAGTGGATGCAGCAGCTTCCTGCATGGCCAGACCAGCTCCAGGGTCGACGGGTGCGCCCACGGCGAACTGATCCAGGCCTGTTGGCTCAATGCCACAGGCCGTGTACAGGCCCTGCTTGAAATTCGTCTAGATGCAGATGGTGCCGATGTGCTCGTGCTCAACGGAGACAGCGACAGCGTCGCTGACGGGTTTGATCGGGTGATCTTTCCTGCAGACCAGGTGCGACTTGGAAAGAGGCGCCAGCAGCGCCGGATGCAACGCCTTGAGGCGGGCAAAGCGCCCAACTTGAACCAGGTGATCTGGCTCAATGAAACCAGCGAGCCAACGAGCCCCTGGGCAGATCTCTCACCCTGCAACCCCACAGAATTGGAAGACTGGCGCAACAAACAGGGCTGGCCGCTTGGAGATCAGGAGCTCACTGGCGACACCAATCCCTTTGAACTGGGTTTGTCCAATTGGGTCGAGCTGAACAAAGGCTGTTATCTCGGACAGGAAACCGTGGCCAAACTGGCGTCCCGCGGTGGCGTGAAACAACAGCTGCGTTGCTGGCAAAGCACCTCTGAAACTCAACATGTGCTGGAAAGCGGCGATCAGCTGAAGCTGAACAACTCGCGTGCCGGGATCATCACCAGCGTGTCCCGAGACAAGGCAACGGGGAGCAGTTTCGGCCTTGCCCTGGTCCGACGTCAGGCACTGGATGCAGAAACATTGCAAGCAGGTAACAACGATGTGGTGGTCTCCATTGCGCGGCCCAGCACCTTCTGCGATCCACCCGCCCGAGGTTGA
- the pyrE gene encoding orotate phosphoribosyltransferase: MSVHSDPSTDRQVLLERLAREAYRHGQFSLASGRSSEHYVNCKPVALSGSGLALLSPAMLALVDNDAAAVGGLTLGADPLVSGVAMAAAQQGRDLNALIVRKQAKGHGTGAWLEGPLPASGALVTVLEDVVTTGGSSIQAVNQLKEAGYSVRRVVTIVDREEGGQEAMDQAGLELVSLFRLSEVAARAKELEQ, encoded by the coding sequence ATGTCCGTTCATTCCGACCCGTCTACGGATCGCCAGGTCCTACTAGAGCGACTGGCCCGGGAGGCTTACCGGCACGGACAGTTCAGCCTGGCGTCGGGACGCAGCAGCGAACACTATGTGAATTGCAAACCGGTGGCCCTCAGTGGCAGCGGCCTGGCGCTGCTGAGTCCCGCCATGCTGGCCCTGGTGGACAACGATGCCGCGGCCGTTGGAGGGCTCACGCTTGGGGCCGATCCCCTGGTGAGCGGGGTGGCCATGGCGGCGGCGCAGCAGGGCCGTGATTTGAATGCACTGATTGTGCGCAAACAGGCCAAAGGCCATGGCACCGGTGCCTGGCTGGAAGGCCCATTGCCTGCATCAGGTGCCCTAGTCACGGTGCTGGAGGACGTCGTCACGACCGGTGGGTCCTCGATCCAGGCTGTGAACCAGCTGAAAGAAGCCGGATATTCCGTTCGGCGCGTGGTCACCATCGTGGATCGTGAAGAAGGTGGTCAGGAGGCCATGGATCAAGCGGGCCTGGAACTGGTCAGCCTGTTTCGACTGAGCGAGGTGGCTGCCAGAGCCAAGGAGCTTGAACAGTGA
- a CDS encoding GDP-L-fucose synthase family protein produces MSNLIKANDRFFIAGARGMAGSAICKALRKNRYGDTSMGGELLMPTRQELDLLDGEAVKNWYKINRPDIVILAAAKVGGIYANKTYPADFLLENLKIQTNVIEGAWKAGVRRLLFLGSSCIYPKFAEQPIKEDSLLTGALEPTNESYAIAKITGIKLCDSLRTQYGFDAISLMPTNLYGPGDNYHPQNCHVLPALIRRFHEAKHVGASSVTCWGTGAPLREFLHSEDLGEACVFVLENYKANKVEGDSNDNKKKSTSLLNVGSGEEVKISQLATQIAEVVQFEGKIYWDASMPDGTPRKNLDTNRLLQLGWKPKISLSAGIHQTYKDYLTSLEAK; encoded by the coding sequence GTGAGCAATTTGATCAAGGCAAATGATCGTTTTTTTATTGCAGGAGCACGTGGAATGGCGGGCAGCGCAATATGCAAGGCTTTGCGAAAGAATAGGTATGGCGATACATCCATGGGAGGTGAGTTGTTAATGCCAACACGCCAAGAGCTAGACCTGTTAGATGGAGAAGCTGTTAAAAATTGGTATAAAATAAATAGACCTGACATAGTTATTTTAGCTGCAGCAAAAGTTGGCGGAATTTATGCAAACAAAACATATCCAGCGGATTTTCTATTAGAGAATTTGAAAATCCAAACGAATGTAATTGAAGGTGCTTGGAAGGCCGGCGTAAGACGCTTGCTATTTTTGGGAAGCAGCTGCATTTACCCCAAATTTGCAGAGCAACCGATTAAAGAAGATTCATTGCTAACAGGTGCATTGGAGCCTACTAATGAGTCGTATGCAATTGCCAAAATAACAGGAATCAAATTATGCGACTCACTTAGAACGCAATATGGCTTTGACGCGATAAGCTTAATGCCAACCAATTTATATGGCCCAGGAGACAATTATCATCCCCAAAATTGTCATGTACTACCAGCACTAATTCGCCGCTTTCATGAAGCAAAACATGTAGGCGCTAGCAGTGTAACTTGCTGGGGCACTGGAGCACCTTTAAGAGAGTTTTTGCATTCAGAAGATTTAGGCGAGGCTTGCGTCTTTGTTTTAGAAAATTATAAAGCCAATAAAGTCGAAGGTGACAGCAATGACAACAAAAAGAAATCGACTTCTTTGTTAAATGTAGGGTCAGGGGAAGAGGTAAAAATCAGCCAATTAGCCACACAAATTGCGGAGGTAGTGCAATTCGAAGGAAAAATTTACTGGGATGCAAGTATGCCAGATGGAACGCCAAGAAAAAATCTGGACACAAATAGACTTTTGCAGCTAGGGTGGAAGCCAAAAATTAGCCTCAGCGCTGGCATACATCAAACATACAAAGATTACTTAACATCATTAGAAGCTAAATAA
- the gmd gene encoding GDP-mannose 4,6-dehydratase produces MNPSLKKTDRRIGLITGITGQDGSYLAELLLEKGYEVHGIKRRSSSFNTDRIDHLYQDPHEYDPRIILHYGDLTDSTNLIRIIQQVQPDEIYNLAAQSHVAVSFEVPEYTANCDALGTLRILEAVRILDLIKKTRIYQASTSELYGLVQETPQKESTPFYPRSPYGVAKLYAYWITVNYREAYGMYACNGVLFNHESPRRGETFVTRKITRGLARIDAGLEDCLYMGNLDSQRDWGHARDYVEMQWRMLQQEGPPEDFVIATGRQESVRRFIELTALELEWGAIRWEGQGLQETGIRKSGEVVVRIDPRYFRPAEVETLLGNPTKAMEKLGWARTTTLEELVAEMVALDKEEASKEAYLMKKGFKVVSSMENPPTSQKPMQGSGGTE; encoded by the coding sequence ATGAACCCATCATTAAAAAAAACCGACCGCAGAATTGGATTAATCACAGGCATTACTGGTCAAGACGGAAGCTACTTGGCGGAATTGCTTCTTGAGAAAGGTTACGAAGTACATGGAATCAAAAGGCGATCAAGCAGTTTTAATACTGATCGCATTGATCACCTTTACCAGGATCCACATGAGTACGACCCGCGAATAATACTTCACTATGGAGATTTGACAGATAGCACTAATTTAATCCGCATAATCCAACAAGTACAGCCAGATGAAATTTATAATCTTGCTGCCCAAAGTCATGTAGCAGTAAGCTTCGAAGTCCCTGAGTATACTGCTAATTGTGATGCCTTGGGAACATTACGCATTTTAGAAGCAGTCCGAATCCTCGACCTAATAAAAAAAACGCGAATTTATCAAGCGAGCACTAGCGAATTATATGGTTTAGTACAGGAAACGCCTCAGAAGGAAAGTACGCCTTTCTATCCAAGAAGCCCCTATGGAGTAGCAAAGCTATATGCTTATTGGATTACGGTGAATTACCGTGAGGCTTACGGAATGTATGCCTGCAACGGGGTGTTGTTCAACCATGAGAGTCCACGTCGCGGAGAAACCTTCGTGACGCGGAAAATCACGCGTGGATTGGCGCGGATTGATGCGGGCCTAGAAGATTGCCTTTACATGGGTAATCTTGATTCGCAGAGGGATTGGGGACATGCCAGAGACTATGTAGAAATGCAGTGGCGGATGCTGCAACAGGAGGGTCCACCGGAAGACTTCGTAATAGCAACCGGACGGCAAGAAAGCGTGAGGCGTTTTATTGAATTAACAGCCCTTGAACTTGAATGGGGTGCAATCCGTTGGGAAGGTCAGGGATTACAAGAGACTGGTATACGCAAAAGCGGAGAAGTAGTGGTAAGAATTGACCCGCGCTATTTTCGACCTGCGGAAGTAGAGACCTTACTAGGCAATCCAACAAAAGCAATGGAAAAGCTGGGCTGGGCACGAACTACAACTTTAGAAGAACTAGTGGCAGAAATGGTGGCTCTTGATAAAGAAGAAGCCAGCAAAGAAGCTTATTTAATGAAGAAAGGATTCAAAGTAGTGAGTTCCATGGAAAATCCACCTACAAGCCAAAAGCCGATGCAGGGCTCAGGAGGAACAGAGTGA
- a CDS encoding occludin/ELL family protein has translation MFLLLSLSLFQAAAVARPVVCSTTLEAPSTAISAADVTPSPVEVTRCGPVQSTSAFMEERFYGWTAPYASGVDLLHQVTDLLGIAVAGPQGNRYMGFGFPDQTIIWDGTAVENTYTMLLEDQSDPIPWRTVDIPNGFSGSLVDDVSSSGFGEYQEEEAFPPVRALW, from the coding sequence TTGTTTCTGCTTCTGTCACTGAGTTTGTTTCAGGCAGCGGCAGTGGCCCGACCGGTGGTTTGCTCCACCACGTTGGAGGCTCCTTCGACTGCGATCTCTGCAGCTGATGTGACTCCATCACCGGTTGAGGTCACCCGTTGCGGGCCGGTGCAGAGCACTTCAGCCTTTATGGAAGAGCGCTTCTATGGCTGGACAGCTCCTTATGCCAGCGGTGTGGATCTCCTGCATCAGGTCACGGACCTGCTGGGCATTGCCGTTGCCGGTCCTCAGGGCAACCGCTACATGGGATTCGGTTTCCCTGATCAGACGATCATTTGGGACGGAACTGCCGTCGAGAACACCTACACGATGCTGCTTGAGGATCAAAGTGATCCGATCCCCTGGCGCACCGTTGACATCCCCAATGGCTTCAGCGGCAGCCTGGTTGATGACGTGTCCTCGTCAGGTTTTGGCGAGTATCAAGAGGAGGAAGCCTTTCCGCCTGTGCGTGCCCTGTGGTAA